Proteins from a single region of Drosophila biarmipes strain raj3 chromosome 3R, RU_DBia_V1.1, whole genome shotgun sequence:
- the LOC108027000 gene encoding uncharacterized protein LOC108027000: protein MDFFTVPKKINRNVLKALSILQSSRTDFARLNDITRQVKFQMRNCVPVANIEDVVKESLCTLAKLGILMRLGVSKYALSYPVFCRLGRALPNPNTNVPGNPGKPLRRAVQDARRKKSNGHLDPWKPATKLISEESLSGDEMDKIRKRMRTNTKRIQKKKREVAHPQPGPKQVQKEEPDVPAEVDFVIRDPRPLFGPSGSTTPDTPVPSGSISGQRKRSPPRKYSQLNAHIPVVSETSLRAGSFNARVSQDMAAGVCRHGFSITPRNLSRTSAINIKQDLNEVNEVGGSDPIAVDVRSAGYTSGLEPNVENASLIGLCGSPLSLLPEVDEYVMQSLVMDEDPLPYLRGALIPLEEQNKICQVPVSTPREPSPQEFQQIDVLHEPKRTIQGAPNADMLEVPNTIFENAENKPCQDHIPYSEDYNAHPLNRSISNGFVTSVSQDNPLSTDGQVKISQSLNIETQRLSILEKLSRSASEFDFYK from the exons ATGGACTTTTTTACGGTTCCCAAAAAGATAAATCGTAATGTTCTCAAGGCTCTCAGCATCCTCCAATCGTCTCGAACCGATTTTGCGCGCTTAAATGATATCACTCGCCAGGTGAAGTTCCAAATGCGCAACTGCGTTCCGGTCGCCAATATAGAAGACGTCGTAAAGGAGTCCCTGTGCACCTTGGCCAAGCTGGGCATTCTAATGCGGCTTGGAGTGTCCAAATATGCTCTTTCCTATCCAGTTTTCTGCCGCTTGGGAAGGGCCCTGCCCAATCCGAACACCAATGTGCCGGGTAATCCCGGCAAGCCTTTACGCCGGGCAGTGCAGGATGCT cGTCGAAAGAAGAGTAATGGACACTTGGACCCATGGAAGCCGGCCACCAAGCTAATAAGTGAGGAATCCCTTTCTGGGGATGAGATGGACAAGATTCGTAAAAGAATGCGCACCAACACCAAGCGCATTCAGAAGAAGAAGAGGGAAGTCGCCCATCCCCAACCAGGCCCCAAGCAGGTGCAGAAAGAAGAACCGGATGTCCCGGCGGAGGTTGATTTTGTGATCAGGGATCCAAGACCACTTTTCGGCCCTTCAGGATCCACTACACCAGATACCCCAGTTCCGAGTGGTTCAATCAGTGGCCAACGCAAACGTTCACCCCCAAGGAAGTATTCACAACTCAACGCCCATATCCCAGTTGTGTCAGAAACGTCTTTGCGCGCCGGAAGTTTTAATGCGCGAGTTTCTCAGGATATGGCGGCTGGCGTTTGTCGTCATGGGTTCTCAATAACTCCCAGGAACCTAAGCAGAACGTCGGCAATTAATATCAAACAGGATCTAAATGAGGTAAATGAGGTTGGGGGATCTGATCCTATCGCCGTGGATGTGAGGTCAGCCGGGTACACCTCTGGCCTGGAACCAAATGTGGAAAATGCCTCCCTAATTGGGCTCTGCGGCAGTCCTCTTAGCTTGCTCCCGGAAGTCGATGAATACGTAATGCAATCGTTAGTCATGGATGAAGATCCTTTACCTTATTTACGTGGAGCTCTAATACCCCTCGAagagcaaaataaaatatgtcaagtTCCCGTATCCACGCCTCGAGAACCGAGCCCCCAAGAATTCCAGCAAATCGATGTCTTACACGAGCCAAAGCGCACCATTCAAGGGGCACCAAACGCAGACATGCTAGAAGTCCCAAATACCATTTTCGAAAACGCTGAGAATAAACCATGTCAAGATCATATTCCTTATTCAGAAGATTACAATGCACATCCTTTAAACAGGTCTATTTCTAACGGATTTGTAACTTCTGTTTCCCAAGACAACCCACTTTCGACCGATGGACAAGTCAAAATTTCGCAGTCGCTCAATATTGAAACTCAACGTTTGTCAATCTTAGAAAAGTTGAGTCGCAGCGCATCTGAATTTGACttttataaatga